One Coccinella septempunctata chromosome 1, icCocSept1.1, whole genome shotgun sequence DNA window includes the following coding sequences:
- the LOC123311560 gene encoding ER membrane protein complex subunit 3, whose amino-acid sequence MTADLIVDHEIRLWVFLPIVVITFLVGILRHYISILLTSQKKVELQQLRDSQLILRAKLLRENAKYLPKNSFLMRKGAFNKEEEGYLTQKRPNNTQNVMTDPSVMTDMLKGNVTNVLPMIIIGGWINWMFSGFITTKVPFPLTLRFKSMLQRGIELSHLDASWVSSASWYFLNVFGLRSIYALVLGENNAADQSRQMQEQMSGAATNMPQDPRVPFKAEWEALEILEHQWALANIESTLL is encoded by the coding sequence ATGACTGCTGACCTGATTGTTGATCACGAAATCCGATTATGGGTATTTCTTCCTATCGTCGTAATCACTTTCTTAGTAGGAATACTGAGACATTACATATCTATACTCCTTACCAGTCAGAAAAAAGTAGAGTTGCAACAGTTGAGAGATAGTCAACTCATTTTGAGAGCAAAACTTCTACGAGAAAATGCGAAGTATCTACCAAAGAACTCATTTCTCATGAGAAAAGGTGCATTCAATAAAGAGGAAGAGGGGTATCTTACCCAGAAGAGACCCAATAATACCCAAAATGTGATGACAGACCCATCTGTTATGACTGATATGCTCAAAGGAAATGTAACTAATGTTTTGCCTATGATCATAATTGGTGGCTGGATAAATTGGATGTTCTCTGGATTCATCACCACTAAAGTTCCATTTCCCTTAACCTTGAGGTTTAAGTCTATGCTCCAAAGAGGAATTGAACTTTCTCATTTAGATGCTTCATGGGTATCGTCTGCATCATGGTACTTTTTAAATGTGTTTGGCTTGAGGAGTATATACGCATTAGTTCTTGGGGAAAATAATGCAGCTGATCAGAGTAGGCAAATGCAAGAACAAATGTCTGGCGCAGCAACCAATATGCCTCAGGATCCTAGGGTACCCTTCAAAGCTGAATGGGAAGCTTTAGAGATATTGGAACATCAATGGGCTCTAGCAAATATAGAAAGCACCCTCCTTTGA
- the LOC123322793 gene encoding protein GPR107, translating into MDITNTKMEIFQRLFILLLFCALVSARNHTLTLNNDVRKYIALSTFGFYQGGILDVQLRNFRTDSENDTAMYGFSLDRTVNDAMNPYLNNHQERCILKQVITKQNGAEVLYFILDLKNKKLHVKCHEDAIVHIYKSRDEVQSLLETVVEQQQRRKRDKKSPCAAYNFDIIAKTVKGVNYYSTNFTISIASIEEEGLYNLYFHNCPNYDQGQEVSVDFTIQIVETNLSNFLSAGEMPLPALYCMMSILFLLSGMFWVFLLRQSKHPVFKIHYMMAVLVFLKAISLAFHGVNYHYIQYLGVHIATWAVLFYIAHLLKGALLFVVLVLIGTGWTFIKHVLAPKEKRLFMAVIPLQVLANVAEIILEESEEGTKEHLAWRRIFILVDLLCCGCILFPVVWSIRHLQEVSLTDDKAAMNLKKLKLFRHFYVMIVCYIYTTRMIVYLLKMAVPFQYEWLDEMFREMSTYVFFVLTAYKFRPASHNPYFAVSDEDDDLDQAITESGALEGLSRVNSRKNKVSLLNMTEVTEEEKDALLNQMESSHEYD; encoded by the exons ATGGATATCACGAAtacaaaaatggaaatttttcaacGTCTATTTATATTATTACTCTTTTGTGCATTAGTTTCTGCACGTAACCATACTCTGACTCTGAAT aatgaTGTCCGCAAATACATAGCTCTGAGTACCTTTGGTTTCTACCAAGGAGGAATACTTGATGTACAGCTTCGAAATTTCAGAACAGATTCTGAAAATGATACGGCTATG TATGGATTCAGTCTGGACCGAACTGTCAATGATGCTATGAATCCTTACTTAAACAATCATCAAGAACGATGCATTTTAAAACAAGTTATAACCAAACAAAATGGTGCAGAAGTATTGTACTTCATTcttgatttgaaaaataagaa ATTACATGTGAAATGTcatgaagatgctattgtgcaTATTTATAAAAGTAGAGATGAAGTTCAAAGTTTACTTGAAACTGTTGTTGAACAACAGCAAAGGAGGAAAAGGGATAAGAAATCCCCATGTGCTGCTTATAATTTTGATATTATTGCTAAAACTGTAAAAGGGGTTAATTATTACAGTACTAAT TTCACAATATCCATCGCTAGTATTGAAGAAGAAGGATTGTATAATCTTTACTTCCACAACTGTCCCAATTACGATCAAGGTCAAGAGGTATCGGTTGATTTTACCATACAAATTGTGGAGACAAATCTCAGCAATTTTTTGTCAGCTGGAGAAATGCCCCTACCAGCCCTTTATTGCATGATGTCAATATTGTTCTTACTATCAGGAATGTTTTGGGTTTTCCTGTTACGTCAATCGAAACATCCTGTGTTTAAAATTCATTACATGATGGCCGTCCTTGTTTTTCTCAAGGCAATATCACTAGCTTTCCACGGGGTGAATTATCATTATATCCAATATTTAGGAGTGCATATAGCCACTTGGGCCGTGCTCTTTTACATAGCTCACTTATTGAAAGGAGCACTGCTGTTTGTGGTTTTAGTGCTCATAGGTACAGGATGGACTTTCATAAAACATGTGCTGGCACCAAAAGAGAAGAGGCTATTTATGGCAGTGATTCCATTACAAGTTCTAGCCAATGTAGCTGAAATTATTTTAGAGGAAAGCGAAGAAGGTACAAAAGAACATTTAGCATGGAGAAGAATCTTCATTCTAGTTGATCTTCTTTGCTGTGGCTGTATCTTGTTTCCTGTTGTTTGGTCAATTAGACATTTACAG GAAGTTTCTCTAACAGATGATAAAGCAGCAATGAACTTGAAGAAATTGAAACTTTTCCGTCATTTTTACGTTATGATCGTCTGCTACATCTACACGACCCGCATGATTGTTTACTTATTGAAAATGGCGGTTCCGTTCCAGTACGAATGGCTCGATGAAATGTTCAGGGAGATGTCAACATATGTTTTCTTCGTTCTTACAGCTTACAAATTCAGGCCTGCTTCACATAACCCATATTTTGCTGTGAGCGATGAAGACGATGATTTGGATCAAGC aatCACCGAGTCTGGCGCTTTGGAGGGGCTGAGTCGTGTAAATTCTAGGAAGAATAAGGTGTCGCTTCTGAACATGACAGAAGTGACAGAAGAAGAAAAGGATGCTCTGTTGAACCAGATGGAAAGTAGTCATGAGTACGATTGA
- the LOC123322861 gene encoding motile sperm domain-containing protein 1-like — protein MTQVNSIPVFVYPHSLKFILNGRANHKQLMTLYNPFDFPIKFKISCTAPSKYTLSDPDGYIAAKSSFDIVIKHLVPAISNCGTVDKFRVFIADSKTQKITGRQDIDTILLEYDDDGIMENQRDFHSINKASDSSKSRDISRGRDQFVNNDINKTMKSFVLFVTAVAMVALLMLPLKDVDEPNHLVPDYLYLSSSSKIGLAFLVGAISTYYLFSFHERSQTVNVIYDDKK, from the exons ATGACACAagtgaattcaattcctgtgTTTGTATACCCACATTCTCTTAAATTTATATTGAATGGGAGGGCAAACCATAAACAATTAATGACTCTTTACAACCCATTTGATTTTCCGATCAAGTTCAAGA TCTCATGTACTGCACCCAGTAAGTACACACTCTCTGACCCTGATGGATACATTGCAGCTAAAAGTTCTTTCGATATAGTCATAAAACATTTGGTACCGGCCATTTCAAATTGTGGTACGGTTGACAAATTTCGGGTTTTCATTGCTGACTCAAAAACTCAGAAG ataacTGGGAGACAGGACATAGATACTATTCTCTTAGAATATGACGATGATGGTATTATGGAAAATCAAAGAGATTTTCATAGTATCAATAAAGCATCTGATTCAAGTAAATCAAGAGACATAAGTAGAGGAAGGGATCAGTTCGTGAATAACGATATCAACAAAACAATGAAGTCATTCGTTTTGTTTGTTACAGCTGTAGCAATGGTGGCATTGTTAATGCTACCATTGAAGGACGTTGATGAACCAAACCATTTGGTACCTGATTACTTATATTTAAGTTCTTCATCAAAAATTGGTCTCGCATTTTTGGTAGGTGCAATATCAACCTATTATTTATTCTCATTTCATGAACGCTCTCAGACTGTTAATGTGATATATGAtgataaaaaatga
- the LOC123322606 gene encoding isoleucine--tRNA ligase, mitochondrial isoform X2, with the protein MDHLMQMVFLTWGMQLINCLYCSQILKDVIIRQKILEGKKVNYIPGWDCHGLPIELKAIKNQNSVTDPLEIRNKARKYAQQAIEDQKKIFQSWGILGDWNNIYTTFSKDYIINQFRQFYELYSKNLIFRDTKPIHWSPSSKTALAESELEYNENHQSSSIYVRFKIENFPKLGMSIDKPIYALVWTTTPWTLPSNQSVCYSPKLTYCLCTTDSGNTIFIAAVERLEELKITLNCNIELLQILPDGILSGAEYRHPIYKDKILPFLPASHVSSDKGTGLVHTAPAHGPEDFLVALENNLSIVDLVNEEGSYKKEAGPDLEGKFVLEEGNQTVIQKLDEDLVNHSKITHSYPYDWRTKKPVIIKASQQWFLNTNAVKDKALEHVSKLTFIPNVRSSVFREEFRKQIGKRPFWCISRQRTWGVPIPVFFHQKTNEIIFNQDIIDYQCKLLEENGTDYWWMLNEEKLLPENLRKNINISEIRKSEDILDIWFDSGISWSQVIGGDKIADLYLEGNDQLNGWFYSSLITSLACRNEPPCKSIYIHGFAVDEKGLKMSKSQGNVVDPIDIVNGKKGQKPYGIDVLRWWVSCHANNAAQINVSDNVLQVCSKEVQKIRSVLRFILGALNEYEEADQEYSDLLFLDKYILHLLHDFYHEFKSHAEEYAFNKIGKSVVNLLTNEISGLYYPAIKDRLYCEAPNNSARIAAQYTLKQILDVISLSVAPMLPHLIEEIYMNSTTKKGESFFKTHHKGINCDWKNDEVKEIMDIVLDIKKNFNLQLGSASSSMDVNIKLSTELFERIQKMNTLEQWKYELSIILLCASVNISKKEDLVKDYHLEVAKSGNYSCPRCRRMQSTIKDDLCLRCSQVVDTLQNKEYSAV; encoded by the exons ATGGACCACCTTATGCAAATGGTATTCCTCACATGGGGCATGCAATTAATAAA TTGTTTATATTGTTCACAGATATTAAAGGATGTTATTATAAGACAAAAAATATTAGAAGGTAAAAAAGTAAATTATATCCCCGGATGGGATTGTCATGGCTTGCCGATTGAATTGAAAGCAATAAAAAATCAGAACTCTGTAACAGATCCTTTAGAAATAAGAAATAAGG CTAGAAAATATGCTCAACAAGCAATTGAAgatcaaaagaaaatattccaATCCTGGGGGATTTTGGGAGATTGGAATAATATATACACCACATTCAGTAAAGATTACATCATTAACCAGTTCAGGCAATTTTAtgaattatattcaaaaaatctCATCTTCAGGGATACCAAACCAATCCATTGGTCACCTTCGTCAAA aacaGCACTAGCTGAATCAGAATTGGAATATAACGAAAATCATCAGAGTTCAAGTATTTATGTACggtttaaaattgaaaattttcccaAACTGGGGATGTCAATTGATAAACC TATTTACGCATTAGTCTGGACAACGACTCCATGGACATTACCATCCAATCAAAGTGTATGCTATAGTCCAAAATTAACTTACTGCCTCTGTACAACAGATTCTGGAAATACCATCTTCATTGCTGCTGTAGAAAGGTTAGAGGAACTCAAAATTACACTCAACTGTAATATTGAACTACTGCAAATATTACCTG ATGGAATACTCTCTGGGGCTGAGTATAGACATCCTATTTATAAGGATAAAATCTTGCCTTTTTTACCTGCATCTCATGTTAGCAGCGATAAAGGGACTGGACTTGTGCATACAGCACCAGCACATGGTCCGGAAGATTTCTTAGTAGccttagaaaataatttatcaata GTTGATCTTGTGAATGAAGAAGGTTCTTATAAAAAAGAAGCAGGACCTGATTTGGAAGGAAAATTTGTTCTTGAAGAAGGTAATCAGACTGTCATTCAAAAGCTCGATGAAGATTTGGTAAATCATTCAAAAATCACCCATAGCTATCCCTACGATTGGAGGACAAAGAAACCTGTGATAATAAAAGCAAGTCAACAGTGGTTTTTGAACACAAATGCAGTGAAGGACAAGGCATTG GAACATGTCTCTAAATTAACTTTCATTCCCAATGTGAGAAGCTCAGTTTTCAGGGAAGAATTCAGGAAACAAATAGGAAAACGTCCTTTTTGGTGTATTTCAAGACAAAGAACTTGGGGTGTACCGATCCCAGTATTCTTTCACCAAAAAACCAACGAAATTATATTCAATCA GGATATCATCGACTATCAGTGCAAATTGCTTGAAGAAAATGGTACTGATTATTGGTGGATGCTAAACGAAGAAAAATTGTTACCAGAAaatcttcgaaaaaatattaacATTTCTGAAATAAGGAAGAGTGAG GATATTCTAGATATTTGGTTCGACAGTGGCATTTCTTGGTCGCAAGTCATTGGGGGAGACAAAATTGCCGACCTTTATCTTGAAGGAAATGATCAGCTAAACGGTTGGTTCTATTCTTCCCTGATAACCTCCCTTGCCTGCAGAAATGAGCCCCCTTGTAAATCGATCTATATTCATGGTTTTGCCGTTGATGAAAAGGGTTTAAAAATGTCGAAATCGCAAGGGAATGTTGTAGATCCGATAGATATTGTAAACGGGAAGAAGGGACAAAAACCTTATGGAATAGATGTTTTAAG ATGGTGGGTCTCTTGTCATGCTAATAACGCTGCTCAAATAAACGTCAGTGATAATGTTCTTCAAGTATGCTCTAAGGAAGTACAGAAAATAAGAAGTGTTTTACGGTTTATATTAGGAGCGTTGAATGAATATGAAGAGGCAGATCAAGAATATTCAgatctcttgtttttagataAGTATATTTTGCATctactacatgatttttatcaCGAA TTCAAGTCCCATGCTGAAGAATATGCTTttaataaaattggaaaatcggTTGTGAATCTTCTTACAAACGAAATATCGGGACTCTATTATCCAGCTATCAAGGATAGATTGTATTGTGAAGCCCCTAATAACTCGGCAAGAATAGCTGCGCAATACACGCTTAAACAAATTTTGGATGTAATAAGTTTGAGTGTAGCGCCAATGTTACCTCATTTGATTGAGGAAATATATATGAATAGTACAACGAAGAAGGGAGAAAGTTTCTTCAAAACACACCATAAAGGAATTAATTGTGATTGGAAAAATGATGAAGTGAAGGAAATAATGGATATTGTCCTtgatataaagaaaaatttcaatcttcaattggGATCTGCAAGCAGCTCGATGGACGTTAACATTAAATTATCAACTGAATTATTCGAGAGAATTCAG aaaatgaaCACCTTGGAGCAATGGAAATATGAATTATCGATTATTCTCCTGTGTGCAagtgtgaatatttcgaaaaaggaAGATCTTGTTAAAGATTATCATCTAGAAGTTGCCaaaagtggaaactattcatGTCCAAGGTGTAGAAGAATGCAATCTACTATTAAGGATGATTTATGCTTAAGGTGCTCACAAGTTGTTGATACCTTGCAAAATAAAGAATATTCTGCAGTGTAG
- the LOC123322606 gene encoding isoleucine--tRNA ligase, mitochondrial isoform X1: MKMGWKRVLLSKKLKINLYCASRLKSYSHTVILPKTDLPLRLENKKLIERDSSLNELLRKHDVYSWQKLFLTEPEFILHDGPPYANGIPHMGHAINKILKDVIIRQKILEGKKVNYIPGWDCHGLPIELKAIKNQNSVTDPLEIRNKARKYAQQAIEDQKKIFQSWGILGDWNNIYTTFSKDYIINQFRQFYELYSKNLIFRDTKPIHWSPSSKTALAESELEYNENHQSSSIYVRFKIENFPKLGMSIDKPIYALVWTTTPWTLPSNQSVCYSPKLTYCLCTTDSGNTIFIAAVERLEELKITLNCNIELLQILPDGILSGAEYRHPIYKDKILPFLPASHVSSDKGTGLVHTAPAHGPEDFLVALENNLSIVDLVNEEGSYKKEAGPDLEGKFVLEEGNQTVIQKLDEDLVNHSKITHSYPYDWRTKKPVIIKASQQWFLNTNAVKDKALEHVSKLTFIPNVRSSVFREEFRKQIGKRPFWCISRQRTWGVPIPVFFHQKTNEIIFNQDIIDYQCKLLEENGTDYWWMLNEEKLLPENLRKNINISEIRKSEDILDIWFDSGISWSQVIGGDKIADLYLEGNDQLNGWFYSSLITSLACRNEPPCKSIYIHGFAVDEKGLKMSKSQGNVVDPIDIVNGKKGQKPYGIDVLRWWVSCHANNAAQINVSDNVLQVCSKEVQKIRSVLRFILGALNEYEEADQEYSDLLFLDKYILHLLHDFYHEFKSHAEEYAFNKIGKSVVNLLTNEISGLYYPAIKDRLYCEAPNNSARIAAQYTLKQILDVISLSVAPMLPHLIEEIYMNSTTKKGESFFKTHHKGINCDWKNDEVKEIMDIVLDIKKNFNLQLGSASSSMDVNIKLSTELFERIQKMNTLEQWKYELSIILLCASVNISKKEDLVKDYHLEVAKSGNYSCPRCRRMQSTIKDDLCLRCSQVVDTLQNKEYSAV, from the exons ATGAAAATGGGATGGAAAAGAGTActgctttcaaaaaaattaaaaattaactTGTATTGCGCATCAAGGCTCAAGTCCTACTCTCATACAGTAATCTTACCAAAAACAGATCTTCCACTTCGACTGGAAAACAAAAAGTTAATCGAACGAGATTCTAGTTTAAATGAG TTGCTAAGAAAACATGATGTATATAGCTGGCAGAAACTTTTTTTAACTGAACCAGAGTTCATTTTGCACGATGGACCACCTTATGCAAATGGTATTCCTCACATGGGGCATGCAATTAATAAA ATATTAAAGGATGTTATTATAAGACAAAAAATATTAGAAGGTAAAAAAGTAAATTATATCCCCGGATGGGATTGTCATGGCTTGCCGATTGAATTGAAAGCAATAAAAAATCAGAACTCTGTAACAGATCCTTTAGAAATAAGAAATAAGG CTAGAAAATATGCTCAACAAGCAATTGAAgatcaaaagaaaatattccaATCCTGGGGGATTTTGGGAGATTGGAATAATATATACACCACATTCAGTAAAGATTACATCATTAACCAGTTCAGGCAATTTTAtgaattatattcaaaaaatctCATCTTCAGGGATACCAAACCAATCCATTGGTCACCTTCGTCAAA aacaGCACTAGCTGAATCAGAATTGGAATATAACGAAAATCATCAGAGTTCAAGTATTTATGTACggtttaaaattgaaaattttcccaAACTGGGGATGTCAATTGATAAACC TATTTACGCATTAGTCTGGACAACGACTCCATGGACATTACCATCCAATCAAAGTGTATGCTATAGTCCAAAATTAACTTACTGCCTCTGTACAACAGATTCTGGAAATACCATCTTCATTGCTGCTGTAGAAAGGTTAGAGGAACTCAAAATTACACTCAACTGTAATATTGAACTACTGCAAATATTACCTG ATGGAATACTCTCTGGGGCTGAGTATAGACATCCTATTTATAAGGATAAAATCTTGCCTTTTTTACCTGCATCTCATGTTAGCAGCGATAAAGGGACTGGACTTGTGCATACAGCACCAGCACATGGTCCGGAAGATTTCTTAGTAGccttagaaaataatttatcaata GTTGATCTTGTGAATGAAGAAGGTTCTTATAAAAAAGAAGCAGGACCTGATTTGGAAGGAAAATTTGTTCTTGAAGAAGGTAATCAGACTGTCATTCAAAAGCTCGATGAAGATTTGGTAAATCATTCAAAAATCACCCATAGCTATCCCTACGATTGGAGGACAAAGAAACCTGTGATAATAAAAGCAAGTCAACAGTGGTTTTTGAACACAAATGCAGTGAAGGACAAGGCATTG GAACATGTCTCTAAATTAACTTTCATTCCCAATGTGAGAAGCTCAGTTTTCAGGGAAGAATTCAGGAAACAAATAGGAAAACGTCCTTTTTGGTGTATTTCAAGACAAAGAACTTGGGGTGTACCGATCCCAGTATTCTTTCACCAAAAAACCAACGAAATTATATTCAATCA GGATATCATCGACTATCAGTGCAAATTGCTTGAAGAAAATGGTACTGATTATTGGTGGATGCTAAACGAAGAAAAATTGTTACCAGAAaatcttcgaaaaaatattaacATTTCTGAAATAAGGAAGAGTGAG GATATTCTAGATATTTGGTTCGACAGTGGCATTTCTTGGTCGCAAGTCATTGGGGGAGACAAAATTGCCGACCTTTATCTTGAAGGAAATGATCAGCTAAACGGTTGGTTCTATTCTTCCCTGATAACCTCCCTTGCCTGCAGAAATGAGCCCCCTTGTAAATCGATCTATATTCATGGTTTTGCCGTTGATGAAAAGGGTTTAAAAATGTCGAAATCGCAAGGGAATGTTGTAGATCCGATAGATATTGTAAACGGGAAGAAGGGACAAAAACCTTATGGAATAGATGTTTTAAG ATGGTGGGTCTCTTGTCATGCTAATAACGCTGCTCAAATAAACGTCAGTGATAATGTTCTTCAAGTATGCTCTAAGGAAGTACAGAAAATAAGAAGTGTTTTACGGTTTATATTAGGAGCGTTGAATGAATATGAAGAGGCAGATCAAGAATATTCAgatctcttgtttttagataAGTATATTTTGCATctactacatgatttttatcaCGAA TTCAAGTCCCATGCTGAAGAATATGCTTttaataaaattggaaaatcggTTGTGAATCTTCTTACAAACGAAATATCGGGACTCTATTATCCAGCTATCAAGGATAGATTGTATTGTGAAGCCCCTAATAACTCGGCAAGAATAGCTGCGCAATACACGCTTAAACAAATTTTGGATGTAATAAGTTTGAGTGTAGCGCCAATGTTACCTCATTTGATTGAGGAAATATATATGAATAGTACAACGAAGAAGGGAGAAAGTTTCTTCAAAACACACCATAAAGGAATTAATTGTGATTGGAAAAATGATGAAGTGAAGGAAATAATGGATATTGTCCTtgatataaagaaaaatttcaatcttcaattggGATCTGCAAGCAGCTCGATGGACGTTAACATTAAATTATCAACTGAATTATTCGAGAGAATTCAG aaaatgaaCACCTTGGAGCAATGGAAATATGAATTATCGATTATTCTCCTGTGTGCAagtgtgaatatttcgaaaaaggaAGATCTTGTTAAAGATTATCATCTAGAAGTTGCCaaaagtggaaactattcatGTCCAAGGTGTAGAAGAATGCAATCTACTATTAAGGATGATTTATGCTTAAGGTGCTCACAAGTTGTTGATACCTTGCAAAATAAAGAATATTCTGCAGTGTAG
- the LOC123322731 gene encoding vacuolar protein sorting-associated protein 45 codes for MNVIAAGKAYINKMTEESEPGMKVLMMDKETTSIVSMICSQSEIQQKEVYLVERISDSQNQNNTMALRYLKCLVFLRPTTENIKLLCYELTRPKYGSYYIYFSNIIAKADIKVLAEHDEQEVVKEVQELYMDYLAVNPHLFSLGLNCPINDLTWNVDALQRSVAGVISVLLSLKKCPLIRYQNNSKLCKELGKKISDIISKESTLFAFGQSSQSLLLILDRRDDPITPLLNQWTYQAMVHELLTIYNNRVNLSKVPGISKELTEVVLSAEQDAFYAKNIFLNYGEIGQNIKQLMEQFQMKAKSHQKIESIADMKNFVDAYPQFKKLSGNVTKHVTVVGELSSMVNKYHLLDVSEVEQEITSQNDHSSHLQGIKKLIANDKIRPLDLVKLVILYALRYQNHANNEVVGLIDMLKKRNISKNLLSNIAYVLEYAASITRQNDLFNVEEAVKITKRFFKGLSGVDNVYTQHKPLLQETLEEIARGRLKENLYPCMGFNNNSNRCQDIIVFMIGGTTYEESLVVHSFNRNHPGFNVLLGGTSIHNSNSFLEEVKQSVLNIPKKSSRKFRNLECQ; via the exons ATGAATGTCATAGCAGCAGGAAAGGCATATATCAATAAAATGACTGAGGAAAGTGAACCAGGAATGAAAGTTTTAATGATGGATAAAGAAACAACTAGTATTGTCAGTATGATTTGTAGTCAGTCAGAGATTCAACAGAAAGAAGTATATTTGGTTGAAAGGATTTCAGATTCACAAAACCAAAATAACACAATGGCACTGAGATACTTGAAATGCTTAGTTTTCTTAAGACCCACCACtgaaaacatcaaattattATGTTATGAATTAACAAGACCAAAGTATGGttcttattatatttattttagtAATATAATAGCGAAGGCAGATATTAAAGTTTTAGCAGAGCATGATGAACAAGAAGTAGTAAAAGAGGTACAAGAATTATACATGGATTACTTAGCTGTCAACccacatttattttcattagGTTTAAACTGCCCAATAAATGATCTTACTTGGAATGTGGATGCTCTACAAAGAAGTGTTGCAGGTGTCATCTCTGTACTTCTATCTCTCAAAAAATGTCCATTAATTCGGTATCAGAATAATTCCAAACTATGCAAAGAgcttggaaaaaaaataagtgaTATTATAAGTAAAGAAAGTACTTTATTTGCATTTGGACAGAGTAGTCAgtcattattattaatattagaTCGACGAGATGATCCTATAACACCATTGTTGAATCAATGGACTTACCAAGCCATGGTTCATGAACTATTAACCATTTATAACAATAGAGTGAATTTATCTAAAGTCCCAGGTATTTCAAAAGAACTAACAGAAGTAGTCCTTTCTGCTGAGCAAGATGCATTTTATgccaaaaatatatttttgaattatggtGAGATAGGTCAAAACATAAAACAACTGATGGAACAATTTCAG ATGAAAGCGAAGAGTcatcagaaaattgaaagtaTAGCTGATATGAAGAATTTCGTAGATGCCTATCCCCAATTCAAAAAACTCTCAGGAAATGTTACTAAGCATGTGACTGTTGTTGGTGAACTTAGTTCTATGGTTAATAAATACCATTTGCTGGATGTTTCAGAGGTAGAGCAAGAAATCACATCCCAAAATGATCATTCAAGCCATTTACAAGGTATCAAGAAATTGATAGCAAATGATAAAATTAGACCACTTGATTTGGTCAAACTGGTTATTCTCTATGCTCTCCGATATCAAAACCATGCGAACAATGAAGTTGTAGGTTTGATTGATATGTTGAAAAAAAGGAATATTTCtaaaaatcttttgtcaaatATCGCTTATGTGCTAGAATATGCTGCATCAATCACAAGACAGAATGATTTGTTTAATGTTGAGGAAGCTGTGAAAATAACAAAGAGATTTTTCAAAGGATTAAGTGGAGTTGATAATGTGTATACCCAGCATAAGCCACTGCTGCAAGAAACATTGGAAGAAATAGCAAGAGGAAGATTGAAGGAAAATTTATATCCTTGTATGGGATTCAATAATAACAGTAATCGTTGTCAAGATATAATAGTATTTATGATTGGTGGAACTACCTATGAAGAATCTCTAGTTGTGCATTCCTTCAATCGTAACCATCCTGGCTTCAATGTTTTGCTTGGAGGGACTTCAATTCACAATTCCAATAGCTTTTTAGAGGAAGTTAAACAATCTGTTCTAAACATTCCTAAGAAAAGCTCAAGAAAATTCAGAAATCTTGAGTGCCAGTAA